One stretch of Haloprofundus halophilus DNA includes these proteins:
- a CDS encoding Cdc6/Cdc18 family protein — protein MEREGRRAGSNHPEGEEEHESPSADPENPESTGEDVDSPDTSQTTFETGSDPTDSSQEASNGDGGGISIRDRLQTESSGGVFANKDLVRSDTIIDEDRIVGRDSQLGRVVDNLKPVLQNEGIPDMLLSGPSGTGKSLIIHAVCKQIVELCESQGKTFGVLSINCEGPKTADRAVYRLVKAAADDLGVEPGVPQTGVSTDQKLERLYELMREYYDGVIFILDEIDMLEGPYQEAEYNSLIYQLSRARKLADFDGPISLTTITNYADFMKGLNSRAQSSYNPDDIFFDDYDANQLRSILHNRRDAFKPESLADDVVPLVAAFGSQTHGDARKAIDLLRWAGELAERRGADTVTETDVREAQEKYTENRKLRHISGISTQKKLSIYAVAATANYAREHPEWIPAGPAFKTYQFIADTMDADQYSRETFVNHVTEQSTYGVLDFERRGKGRGRGVHMYFSLSEDPETIMETIREDSRFKDLAHEEATISAVVRERMKQFRSKN, from the coding sequence ATGGAACGAGAGGGACGTAGAGCAGGATCGAATCATCCGGAAGGTGAGGAGGAGCATGAATCCCCCTCTGCTGATCCTGAAAATCCTGAGTCGACGGGTGAGGATGTGGATTCTCCTGATACGTCACAAACGACGTTCGAGACAGGATCAGATCCTACCGATTCGTCTCAAGAAGCATCCAACGGCGACGGTGGCGGCATCTCGATTCGTGATCGGTTACAAACCGAGTCGTCTGGGGGCGTCTTCGCGAACAAAGATCTCGTCCGATCAGACACTATCATCGACGAGGATCGTATCGTCGGTCGTGATTCCCAGCTTGGCCGTGTCGTCGACAACCTAAAACCGGTCCTCCAGAATGAGGGAATCCCCGATATGCTCCTGAGCGGGCCATCTGGAACGGGGAAATCGCTCATCATTCATGCAGTCTGCAAACAGATTGTCGAACTGTGTGAGTCACAAGGCAAGACCTTCGGGGTTCTCTCTATCAATTGCGAGGGGCCGAAGACTGCAGATCGGGCTGTCTATCGGTTAGTCAAAGCTGCTGCTGACGATCTGGGTGTCGAACCCGGTGTTCCTCAAACCGGCGTCTCAACGGATCAGAAGCTCGAGCGACTGTACGAACTCATGCGGGAGTATTACGATGGTGTCATCTTCATTCTCGACGAGATCGATATGCTCGAGGGCCCGTATCAGGAAGCAGAGTACAATTCTCTCATCTACCAGCTTTCACGGGCTCGAAAACTCGCTGACTTTGACGGCCCGATTTCGCTCACGACTATCACGAACTACGCTGATTTCATGAAAGGCCTCAACAGCCGTGCACAGAGTTCCTACAACCCTGATGACATCTTCTTCGACGACTACGATGCGAACCAACTCCGTAGTATTCTCCACAACCGGCGGGACGCATTCAAGCCAGAATCACTCGCAGATGACGTCGTTCCGCTTGTTGCCGCGTTCGGATCCCAAACGCATGGAGATGCACGGAAAGCAATTGATCTGCTCAGATGGGCTGGCGAATTAGCCGAGCGGCGTGGTGCTGACACGGTTACCGAGACTGATGTCCGTGAAGCCCAGGAGAAATACACCGAAAATCGCAAACTACGTCATATTAGCGGAATTTCAACTCAGAAGAAACTCTCTATCTACGCCGTGGCGGCGACTGCCAACTACGCAAGAGAACATCCTGAGTGGATCCCTGCCGGACCTGCGTTCAAGACGTACCAATTCATTGCTGATACGATGGATGCGGATCAGTACAGTCGCGAGACGTTCGTAAATCACGTTACTGAGCAGAGCACGTACGGTGTGTTGGACTTTGAGCGCCGAGGTAAGGGTCGAGGCAGAGGAGTGCATATGTATTTCTCTCTCTCCGAAGATCCGGAAACGATCATGGAGACGATTCGTGAGGATTCCCGGTTCAAAGATCTAGCTCACGAAGAGGCGACTATCAGCGCGGTTGTCCGCGAACGGATGAAGCAGTTCCGGAGCAAGAACTAA